A window of uncultured Litoreibacter sp. contains these coding sequences:
- a CDS encoding rhodanese-related sulfurtransferase, producing the protein MYIVVALYHFTRFDDPDALRPAIAKICDDHNTKGTLLVAREGINGTVAGTRAGIDALLRHLRQLPGCETLEHKESHASEAPFNRMKVRLKREIVTMGQPDVDPLAGTGHYVEPEDWNDLIAQDDVAVIDTRNDYEVAIGTFKNAIDPETKSFGEFPAWWEANKDRFHNKRVAMFCTGGIRCEKSTNYLLGQGVEEVFHLKGGILKYLERIPEGQSTWDGECFVFDGRVSVGHGLKEGSHKLCYACRRPLQPEDIKRPEYEAGVTCHLCIDETSDKDKARFRDRQKQIVLAHQRGEKHLG; encoded by the coding sequence ATGTACATTGTCGTCGCCCTCTACCACTTCACGCGTTTCGATGATCCCGACGCGCTGCGCCCCGCAATCGCCAAAATCTGCGACGACCACAACACCAAGGGCACGCTGCTGGTCGCGCGTGAGGGCATCAATGGCACCGTCGCAGGCACCCGCGCGGGCATTGACGCGCTGCTGCGGCATCTCCGCCAACTCCCCGGCTGCGAAACCCTGGAACACAAAGAATCCCACGCCTCCGAGGCCCCCTTCAACCGCATGAAGGTCCGTCTGAAACGCGAGATCGTCACTATGGGCCAGCCCGATGTCGACCCGTTGGCCGGAACCGGCCACTACGTCGAACCCGAAGACTGGAACGACCTGATCGCGCAAGACGACGTCGCCGTCATCGACACACGCAATGATTACGAGGTCGCCATCGGCACCTTCAAAAACGCCATCGACCCCGAAACCAAGTCCTTCGGCGAATTCCCCGCATGGTGGGAAGCCAACAAAGACCGCTTCCACAACAAACGCGTCGCCATGTTCTGCACCGGCGGCATCCGCTGCGAAAAATCCACCAACTACCTGCTGGGCCAAGGCGTGGAAGAGGTCTTCCACCTCAAGGGCGGTATCCTGAAATACCTCGAACGCATCCCCGAAGGTCAATCCACTTGGGACGGCGAATGCTTCGTCTTCGACGGCCGCGTCTCCGTCGGGCACGGGCTGAAAGAAGGCTCGCACAAACTCTGCTACGCCTGCCGGCGCCCCCTGCAACCCGAGGACATCAAACGCCCCGAATACGAGGCCGGCGTCACCTGCCACCTCTGCATTGACGAGACGTCAGACAAGGACAAAGCCCGCTTCCGCGACCGCCAAAAGCAGATCGTGCTGGCCCATCAGCGCGGGGAAAAGCACCTTGGATAA